The Thalassotalea sp. 273M-4 genome includes a region encoding these proteins:
- the mazG gene encoding nucleoside triphosphate pyrophosphohydrolase, translating into MMLGAPASIEKLIWIMSKLRDPEQGCPWDLKQDFQSIVPHTLEEAFEVAEAIEQKDFQELEKELGDLLFQVVFYARLGDEQRLFDFSSVVAGICEKLIRRHPHVFADSEFKTDAEIKANWENEKAKERFEKNQQRSILADIPKSLPALSQAAKIQKRCAHVGFDWDNVEDVLAKVQEEVDEVESELQQSPQNQHALAEEVGDLLFAVVNLARHLKQDPEQLLRQANRKFSHRFHYIENYHFEHNVSIANSSLEFLEQLWQQAKKQQSAD; encoded by the coding sequence ATGATGTTAGGTGCACCAGCGAGTATTGAAAAACTTATTTGGATAATGAGCAAGCTTCGCGATCCAGAACAAGGCTGCCCGTGGGATCTAAAACAAGATTTTCAATCGATCGTGCCCCACACCCTTGAAGAAGCCTTTGAAGTGGCTGAAGCCATTGAGCAAAAAGACTTCCAAGAGCTGGAGAAAGAGTTGGGCGATTTGTTATTTCAAGTCGTATTTTACGCCCGTTTAGGGGATGAGCAGCGCTTATTTGATTTTTCTTCCGTGGTTGCAGGCATTTGTGAAAAACTGATCCGCCGCCATCCGCATGTATTTGCTGACAGCGAGTTTAAAACTGACGCTGAAATAAAAGCGAACTGGGAAAATGAAAAGGCAAAAGAGCGCTTTGAAAAAAATCAACAACGCAGTATTTTGGCGGATATTCCTAAATCTTTACCGGCATTATCACAAGCCGCAAAAATTCAAAAACGCTGTGCACATGTCGGATTTGATTGGGACAACGTGGAAGATGTGTTAGCAAAAGTGCAAGAAGAAGTCGATGAAGTCGAAAGTGAATTACAACAAAGCCCGCAAAATCAGCATGCATTAGCCGAAGAGGTTGGGGATTTATTATTTGCTGTGGTCAATCTTGCGCGTCATTTAAAACAAGATCCTGAACAGTTACTGCGCCAAGCCAATCGCAAATTCAGTCATCGTTTTCACTATATTGAAAACTACCATTTTGAGCATAACGTCTCAATCGCTAATTCATCACTCGAATTTCTTGAGCAGCTGTGGCAACAAGCAAAAAAACAGCAAAGCGCGGATTAA
- the relA gene encoding GTP diphosphokinase, whose amino-acid sequence MVSVRKSHQMSAENYESWLKELNLTKSKRQALESIWDDLDDVYKQHLSCQTKALEMVEILAGLNLDKDSLSAALLFPLVEKQVLSPAYIEEHFSPNICKLVHGVLQMDIIRSLQQPTGTKFATSQIDNLRKMLLSMVEDVRAVVIKLAERVCNLRYVKDVDEETRVLTAKETATIYAPLANRLGIGQLKWELEDISFRYLHPNTYKKIAHLLDEKRLDRERYMHDFVSFIQSKLDQMGIKGTVYGRPKHIYSIWKKMEKKNLSFEQLFDVRAMRIIVDQLQDCYGALGVVHTNFKHLPSEFDDYVATPKSNGYQSIHTVVLGPEGKAVEVQIRTQQMHDDAELGVAAHWRYKEGSANSKSVRFDDKINWLRKLLQWQEDVSGSEELVDELRNEVFEDRIYVFTPNGDVIDLPNGSTPLDFAYYIHTNVGHRCIGAKVDGRIVPFTYKLHTGEQIEILTTKQPSPSRDWANPNLDYIHTARARSKVMSFFKSQDKDKHAQQGKDMLDAELAKIDSEGVDMEQIFNRFHVQNLTELHTAIGSGHVKVIQVINQIQFELKKNQPEAEIDPKLVIRQSKEHNKSDDNGITVSGVGNLLTHMAKCCQPVPGDFIVGYITQGRGISVHRSDCEQLLNSLKQAPERQVDVQWGDNQLHNYEVAIKVISTERQGLLRDVTTVIANEKTNVIDMSSYTDRKQRQNVMQFVLEVHSNEALQRLIKKISQIDEVILVQRHRN is encoded by the coding sequence ATGGTATCTGTCAGGAAATCTCATCAAATGTCAGCTGAAAATTATGAAAGCTGGCTAAAAGAGCTTAATTTGACTAAATCAAAAAGGCAGGCTCTGGAGAGTATTTGGGATGATTTAGATGATGTCTATAAACAGCATTTGTCGTGTCAGACTAAAGCCTTGGAAATGGTTGAAATTTTGGCAGGGCTTAATTTAGATAAAGATTCGTTATCTGCGGCCCTTTTATTTCCGCTTGTTGAAAAGCAGGTGTTGTCACCAGCGTACATTGAAGAACATTTTAGTCCTAACATTTGTAAGTTGGTTCATGGTGTGTTGCAGATGGACATCATTCGCAGCTTGCAACAGCCAACGGGGACCAAGTTTGCCACCTCTCAAATCGACAATTTACGTAAAATGTTGTTGTCGATGGTTGAAGATGTTCGCGCCGTGGTGATTAAATTGGCCGAACGAGTATGCAATTTACGTTATGTCAAAGACGTCGATGAAGAAACGCGGGTATTAACCGCAAAAGAAACCGCCACCATTTATGCCCCGTTAGCCAATAGGCTTGGTATTGGCCAGTTAAAATGGGAACTTGAAGATATTTCTTTTCGTTACCTGCACCCTAACACCTATAAAAAAATCGCTCATTTATTGGATGAGAAACGCCTCGACAGAGAGCGTTACATGCATGATTTTGTTAGCTTTATCCAATCAAAACTAGATCAAATGGGAATCAAGGGCACGGTTTACGGGCGACCAAAACATATTTATTCCATTTGGAAAAAAATGGAAAAGAAGAATTTATCTTTTGAACAGTTATTCGATGTACGCGCGATGCGAATTATTGTTGATCAATTACAAGACTGTTATGGTGCATTAGGGGTTGTACATACCAACTTTAAACATTTACCGAGTGAATTTGATGATTATGTTGCCACCCCTAAGTCGAATGGCTACCAATCAATTCATACCGTGGTGTTAGGACCCGAAGGCAAAGCGGTAGAAGTTCAAATTCGAACCCAACAAATGCACGATGATGCAGAGCTTGGGGTAGCCGCTCATTGGCGTTACAAAGAAGGCAGTGCCAATAGTAAATCGGTTCGTTTTGATGACAAGATAAACTGGTTACGAAAACTTCTACAATGGCAAGAAGATGTCTCGGGCTCAGAAGAATTAGTTGACGAGCTACGCAATGAAGTTTTTGAAGATAGAATTTATGTGTTTACCCCAAATGGTGACGTGATTGATTTACCCAATGGCTCTACCCCGTTAGATTTTGCTTATTACATTCACACCAATGTCGGCCATCGTTGTATTGGCGCCAAAGTGGATGGTCGGATTGTGCCCTTTACCTATAAGTTGCATACCGGTGAACAGATTGAAATACTGACCACCAAACAACCTAGCCCGAGCCGAGATTGGGCAAATCCAAATTTAGATTACATTCACACCGCCCGTGCGCGCTCTAAAGTGATGAGTTTTTTTAAGTCACAAGACAAAGACAAACATGCGCAGCAGGGTAAAGATATGCTCGATGCCGAATTAGCCAAAATTGACTCAGAAGGGGTTGATATGGAGCAGATCTTTAATCGCTTTCATGTGCAAAATTTGACCGAGCTGCACACCGCTATTGGCAGTGGTCATGTGAAAGTGATCCAAGTGATTAATCAAATCCAATTTGAGCTAAAGAAAAATCAACCTGAAGCCGAGATAGACCCGAAACTGGTTATTCGCCAAAGTAAGGAACATAACAAATCGGATGATAATGGTATTACGGTTTCTGGCGTGGGGAATTTATTGACCCACATGGCCAAATGTTGTCAACCAGTTCCAGGGGATTTTATCGTAGGTTATATCACCCAAGGGCGTGGGATCTCGGTCCATCGCAGTGATTGTGAACAATTACTTAATTCATTAAAACAAGCCCCTGAACGTCAAGTTGATGTACAGTGGGGAGACAACCAACTGCATAATTATGAAGTGGCCATTAAAGTCATTTCAACCGAAAGACAAGGGTTATTACGAGATGTCACTACGGTTATTGCGAACGAGAAAACCAATGTTATCGACATGTCTTCTTATACCGACAGAAAACAACGCCAAAATGTTATGCAGTTTGTTTTAGAAGTTCACAGTAATGAAGCGTTGCAACGTTTAATCAAGAAAATCAGTCAGATTGACGAAGTTATTTTGGTTCAGCGCCATCGTAATTAA
- a CDS encoding secondary thiamine-phosphate synthase enzyme YjbQ — protein sequence MSIFKQFIITLPPQKRGFELITENIVANVLGIEKIDVGLLHLFLQHTSASLTINENADPTVRHDLESHFNHFVPENQPYYQHDYEGEDDMPAHIKCSTLGCQLTIPISQGRLALGTWQGIYLAEHRNHAGSRKIIATLTGIKKA from the coding sequence ATGTCTATTTTCAAACAATTTATTATTACCCTACCCCCACAAAAACGCGGTTTTGAATTAATCACAGAAAATATCGTGGCAAATGTGTTGGGAATCGAAAAAATTGATGTCGGTTTGCTGCATTTATTTCTTCAGCATACCTCGGCCTCTTTAACCATTAATGAAAATGCCGACCCGACGGTGCGTCATGATCTGGAGTCTCACTTTAATCATTTTGTGCCCGAAAATCAGCCTTACTATCAACACGATTATGAAGGTGAGGACGATATGCCTGCGCATATTAAATGCTCTACCTTAGGCTGCCAACTCACCATACCGATTAGCCAAGGTCGTTTAGCATTAGGCACGTGGCAGGGCATTTATTTGGCCGAGCATCGAAATCATGCCGGTTCAAGGAAAATCATTGCCACTTTAACCGGCATAAAAAAAGCCTAA
- the ppc gene encoding phosphoenolpyruvate carboxylase has protein sequence MSDKYASLKRNVSFLGTILGNTIENHLGEPFLDKIETIRILSKSAISGDEKSHDELVDILQHLSDDELLPVAKAFNQFLAMANIAEQYHTIDTEGSKQVERPDPIENVLTRLKNKGYSAEEVATTLTNQKIELVLTAHPTEVSRRTLIYKYMEMAENLKILSTDTNEGNRAKAENRIEQLVAQAWHTNEIRHQRPTPVDEAQWGFDVVESSLWQAIPDYLRRINFHLDKHFGVKLNHRVACPITFASWMGGDRDGNPFVTSKVTQEVLMLARCKALELYMKDLNVLMTELSMNECSEALRLKAGNSKAPYRTVLNDLYKAMAQEKKRVKKGLQEDYIPEQRRRLSLTQVRDTLQLCYDSLLECQMQSIADGPLLDTLRRIECFGLNLLRLDIRQDSERHLQVFAELTRYLGLGDYASWEESDKQAFLLKELTSKRPLLPLDWKPSADVQEVLDTCHAIARQDKECLGTYVISMASNPSDVLAVQLLLKACGVTFPMRVAPLFETLDDLNNAERCIEALLSLDWYRGFIQGEQEVMIGYSDSAKDAGNLAASWAQYRAQEALLKVAQKANVKLVLFHGRGGTAGRGGGPIIKSILSQPPGTLDDGMRVTEQGEMIRFKFGLPAVAVRTLMLYSAAVLEAQLLPPPKPKEQWRELMAQLSDDSCTAYRSIVREEPDFVEYFRSATPEVELGMLPLGSRPAKRKPSGGIESLRAIPWIFAWAQNRLVVPSWLGAGAALKKAIEQDKTKIIDQMFKSWPFFRAKLNMLEMVYLKSSPVVSEQYEKTLAPSHLWHLGEKLRSQLDSDIKTVLQLTHDTNLLQREPWVAESINLRNQYMEPLHVLQAELLRRARKHQENAPDNVLQALMVTIAGIAAGMRNTG, from the coding sequence ATGTCAGATAAATATGCTTCACTCAAACGGAACGTCAGTTTTCTGGGCACAATTTTGGGAAATACCATTGAAAATCATTTAGGCGAGCCGTTCCTAGATAAGATTGAAACGATTCGCATACTCTCAAAGTCCGCCATTAGTGGAGATGAAAAGAGTCATGATGAATTGGTTGATATACTGCAACATTTAAGTGACGATGAACTCTTACCGGTTGCTAAGGCGTTTAACCAATTTTTAGCCATGGCCAATATTGCCGAGCAATATCACACCATTGATACCGAAGGTAGCAAGCAAGTTGAACGCCCAGATCCAATTGAAAATGTCTTAACCAGATTAAAAAACAAAGGCTACAGTGCAGAGGAAGTAGCAACGACCTTAACCAATCAAAAAATTGAGCTGGTATTAACCGCCCACCCGACTGAAGTTAGCCGCCGCACCCTAATATACAAATACATGGAAATGGCCGAAAACTTAAAAATTCTGTCAACAGATACCAATGAAGGCAACCGAGCAAAAGCCGAAAATCGAATAGAACAACTGGTCGCTCAAGCATGGCACACAAATGAAATTCGCCATCAAAGACCTACCCCGGTAGATGAAGCACAGTGGGGGTTTGACGTGGTCGAATCATCTTTATGGCAAGCCATTCCAGATTACTTACGTCGAATTAACTTTCATTTAGACAAGCATTTCGGGGTTAAACTAAATCATCGAGTCGCATGCCCTATTACATTTGCCTCATGGATGGGCGGTGATCGAGATGGCAACCCATTTGTAACCTCAAAGGTCACCCAAGAAGTCTTAATGTTAGCACGCTGTAAAGCGCTTGAGCTGTATATGAAAGACTTAAATGTGCTGATGACCGAACTGTCAATGAATGAATGCTCAGAAGCACTTCGCTTAAAAGCGGGGAACAGCAAAGCACCTTATCGAACGGTGCTCAATGACTTATACAAGGCAATGGCGCAAGAAAAGAAACGAGTGAAAAAAGGGTTACAGGAAGACTATATTCCAGAGCAACGACGCCGATTAAGCCTAACGCAAGTACGTGATACCTTACAACTGTGCTATGACTCTTTATTAGAGTGTCAAATGCAGTCCATTGCCGACGGCCCCCTCTTAGATACCTTGCGACGAATTGAATGTTTTGGTCTAAACCTTCTTCGACTCGACATTCGTCAAGACAGTGAGCGACATCTGCAGGTCTTTGCTGAATTAACTCGTTATTTAGGTTTAGGCGATTATGCCAGTTGGGAAGAAAGCGATAAACAAGCCTTCTTGTTAAAAGAGCTTACCAGCAAACGTCCGCTGTTACCGCTGGATTGGAAGCCCAGTGCCGATGTACAAGAGGTCCTTGATACTTGTCATGCCATTGCTCGACAAGATAAAGAATGCTTAGGTACGTATGTTATCTCAATGGCCAGTAACCCATCGGATGTTTTGGCGGTTCAATTATTACTAAAAGCCTGTGGGGTTACATTCCCGATGCGGGTAGCGCCATTATTTGAAACTTTAGATGATTTAAATAACGCTGAACGCTGCATCGAAGCGCTCTTATCGTTAGACTGGTATCGAGGCTTTATTCAAGGTGAACAAGAGGTAATGATTGGCTACTCTGATTCAGCCAAAGATGCCGGTAACTTGGCCGCGTCTTGGGCTCAATATCGAGCCCAAGAAGCCTTATTAAAGGTCGCTCAAAAGGCCAATGTGAAACTGGTCTTATTTCATGGCCGAGGTGGTACCGCTGGTCGTGGCGGTGGTCCAATCATCAAGTCAATATTATCACAACCACCAGGCACTTTAGACGATGGCATGCGGGTGACCGAGCAAGGTGAAATGATCCGTTTTAAGTTTGGACTCCCTGCGGTTGCCGTTAGAACCTTGATGCTCTATAGCGCTGCCGTTTTAGAAGCGCAATTATTACCACCGCCAAAACCCAAAGAGCAATGGCGCGAATTAATGGCCCAGCTGTCGGATGATTCGTGCACCGCTTATCGCTCCATCGTGCGAGAAGAGCCCGATTTTGTTGAGTATTTTCGTAGTGCCACCCCCGAAGTCGAACTTGGTATGTTGCCACTTGGGAGTCGCCCTGCCAAGCGAAAACCAAGCGGTGGTATTGAGAGCCTTCGTGCCATTCCATGGATTTTTGCCTGGGCCCAAAACCGTTTAGTGGTGCCTTCTTGGCTCGGCGCTGGGGCGGCACTTAAAAAGGCCATTGAGCAAGATAAAACAAAGATCATCGATCAAATGTTTAAGAGCTGGCCTTTCTTTCGTGCCAAACTTAACATGCTAGAAATGGTCTATTTAAAGTCCAGTCCTGTGGTTTCAGAGCAATATGAAAAAACCCTTGCCCCTTCACATTTATGGCATTTAGGGGAAAAGCTTAGAAGCCAATTAGACAGCGATATTAAGACGGTGTTGCAATTAACCCATGATACCAACTTATTACAACGAGAGCCTTGGGTTGCGGAATCAATCAACCTAAGAAACCAATATATGGAGCCCTTACATGTCTTGCAGGCGGAGTTGTTACGCCGAGCGAGAAAGCATCAAGAGAATGCGCCTGATAACGTTTTACAAGCTCTGATGGTAACCATTGCGGGGATTGCTGCGGGTATGCGTAATACGGGTTAA
- the barA gene encoding two-component sensor histidine kinase BarA — MNKVTLREWILFLTLFPTTAVGLTLAVFFSLARLEDLENDIQNRTRIIAASIAQNTGPAVDNNNFVGITRLANLLHRDNSDFVDSIMVFDPRNKVLVNTSERFSASRYQLPVSEIRTQGQELIPAENGFKMIYPIEIQVPPRANLPAFERFYGYVLILINKEQMRVNQQNMVFLSLIMVMVAMIICSLFAKRMINLLSNPIAQMNDTVLKIREGILSARVEKEFEGEIEVLRVGLNNMAQAIEDYQLDLEENIDQATLDLRESLERFEAQNVELDLSRRKAQEASRVKSEFLANMSHELRTPLNGVIGFTKQILKTPLTDNQREFLQTIEGSANSLLTIINDILDFSKLDSGRMVIESIPFNLRATIDEVVILLAQQAHQKNLQFSVRVDHRIPNSLIGDAMRIKQVIINLLGNAIKFTDKGSICMDFDFERVEESKIKISCSVIDTGIGISERSQETLFEAFGQADKSITRLYGGTGLGLIIAKRLANEMQGDVGFTSQPNRGSTFWFSFICEENQLPIDNIPEPEDLAGHSILYYEPHAHARTATNELLRHWRMQVKTVNSLSELDQQHDLESFDIALLGMEVTATNIDDIKNEIKRLSQHIPQVHIAINNNSLSLKETFLAAGAASCISKPLTESNLARNLSMNKHLFREGVAKEEPSKKLPIKVLAVDDNDANLKLIHTLLSEHVEKVVTAANGKDALHLCIKETFALIFMDIQMPIMDGISSMEAIRDNTLNSETDIIAVTAHAMPGEKEKLLERGFQGYMTKPIDETLLTHLLYEHCGIEQISSRDDIKYDSFNQFTSKSVKNGVFDWPLALKRSGNRPNLAAEMLVMLVDSLPEMKESIIHSVKQNDLPSVSNTIHKLHGACCYNGVPKLEKICQQLESQIKLDKQLHELEPELFELFDEIDKVLEKSQAYFKELHIDSLINKNPD; from the coding sequence ATGAACAAAGTCACCTTACGAGAATGGATACTTTTTTTAACTCTGTTTCCCACCACGGCTGTGGGGTTAACCTTAGCGGTTTTCTTCTCATTAGCTCGCCTTGAAGATTTAGAAAACGACATTCAAAATCGCACTCGCATCATTGCAGCCTCCATTGCACAAAATACGGGTCCGGCGGTTGATAATAATAACTTTGTTGGCATCACGCGTTTGGCTAACTTACTGCATCGTGATAATTCTGATTTTGTTGACTCGATTATGGTCTTTGACCCTCGTAACAAAGTCTTGGTTAATACCTCAGAACGTTTTAGTGCCAGCCGCTATCAACTGCCGGTTTCAGAAATAAGAACGCAAGGGCAAGAGCTTATTCCGGCCGAAAATGGCTTTAAGATGATTTATCCAATCGAAATTCAAGTTCCGCCACGAGCCAACTTACCGGCTTTTGAACGCTTCTATGGGTATGTATTAATTTTAATTAACAAAGAGCAAATGCGGGTCAATCAACAAAACATGGTGTTTTTGTCTTTGATCATGGTCATGGTGGCAATGATCATCTGTTCTTTATTTGCCAAACGGATGATCAATTTATTATCAAACCCAATAGCACAAATGAACGACACGGTATTAAAAATTCGCGAGGGGATACTCTCGGCTCGGGTGGAAAAAGAGTTTGAGGGCGAAATAGAAGTACTTCGAGTTGGCCTCAACAATATGGCGCAAGCCATTGAAGACTATCAATTAGATTTAGAAGAAAATATTGATCAAGCAACCTTAGATCTTCGAGAAAGCTTAGAAAGGTTTGAAGCACAAAACGTAGAATTAGACCTATCACGACGCAAAGCTCAAGAAGCCAGTCGGGTTAAATCTGAGTTTCTTGCTAATATGTCGCACGAGCTTAGAACCCCATTAAATGGGGTGATTGGTTTTACCAAGCAAATTCTCAAAACCCCTCTCACCGACAATCAGCGAGAATTTTTACAAACCATCGAAGGCTCGGCCAACAGCTTGTTGACCATTATTAATGATATTCTCGACTTTTCGAAGCTCGATTCAGGGCGGATGGTTATCGAAAGCATCCCATTTAACCTGCGAGCGACCATTGATGAAGTGGTGATTTTACTCGCGCAACAGGCCCACCAAAAAAACTTACAATTTTCGGTTAGGGTTGATCATCGGATCCCTAACTCCCTAATTGGTGATGCCATGCGAATTAAGCAAGTCATCATTAATCTTTTAGGCAATGCCATTAAGTTTACCGATAAAGGGTCTATTTGCATGGATTTTGACTTTGAACGGGTGGAAGAGTCAAAAATAAAAATTTCATGTTCGGTTATCGACACCGGTATCGGGATCAGTGAACGCAGCCAAGAAACGTTATTTGAAGCATTTGGCCAAGCCGACAAAAGCATTACCCGTTTGTACGGTGGCACTGGGCTTGGGTTAATTATTGCCAAGCGTTTGGCCAATGAGATGCAAGGCGATGTTGGTTTTACTTCACAACCAAATCGAGGTTCTACGTTTTGGTTTAGCTTTATTTGTGAAGAAAATCAGTTACCAATTGACAATATTCCAGAACCTGAAGACTTAGCTGGTCACTCTATTTTATATTATGAGCCTCACGCCCATGCTCGCACTGCGACCAATGAGTTACTTCGCCACTGGCGAATGCAAGTTAAAACCGTCAATTCATTATCCGAACTCGACCAACAACATGATTTAGAAAGTTTTGATATCGCTTTGCTGGGGATGGAAGTCACCGCCACCAATATTGATGACATTAAAAACGAAATAAAGCGCCTTAGTCAGCACATCCCACAAGTGCACATTGCTATAAACAATAATTCCTTGAGTTTAAAGGAAACTTTTTTAGCGGCAGGTGCTGCATCTTGCATCAGTAAACCGTTAACCGAAAGCAATCTGGCACGCAATTTATCAATGAATAAACATTTGTTTCGTGAAGGCGTAGCCAAAGAAGAACCGAGCAAAAAGTTACCGATAAAAGTGTTAGCCGTAGATGATAATGACGCCAACTTAAAGCTTATCCATACCCTCCTTAGCGAACACGTTGAAAAAGTGGTGACCGCGGCGAATGGCAAAGATGCTCTGCACTTATGTATAAAAGAAACTTTTGCGCTAATTTTTATGGATATCCAAATGCCAATTATGGATGGGATCAGCTCCATGGAAGCCATACGAGATAATACTTTAAACAGTGAAACCGATATTATTGCGGTAACCGCACATGCGATGCCGGGCGAAAAAGAAAAACTGCTCGAACGCGGTTTTCAAGGCTATATGACCAAACCTATTGATGAGACTTTGCTAACCCATTTATTGTACGAACACTGTGGTATAGAGCAAATCAGCAGTCGCGATGATATAAAGTATGATAGCTTCAATCAATTCACGAGCAAAAGCGTTAAAAATGGCGTTTTTGACTGGCCACTGGCGTTAAAACGCTCTGGTAACCGCCCCAATTTAGCGGCTGAAATGTTGGTGATGTTGGTGGATTCTTTACCCGAAATGAAAGAGTCTATTATACACAGTGTGAAGCAAAACGATTTACCTAGTGTCAGTAATACCATTCATAAGCTACACGGTGCTTGTTGTTATAACGGGGTGCCAAAACTTGAAAAAATCTGTCAACAGCTTGAAAGCCAAATCAAATTAGATAAACAATTGCATGAGCTTGAACCTGAACTGTTTGAATTATTTGATGAAATCGATAAAGTACTAGAAAAATCGCAAGCGTATTTCAAAGAACTGCATATTGACAGTTTAATCAACAAAAATCCTGACTAA
- the rlmD gene encoding 23S rRNA (uracil(1939)-C(5))-methyltransferase RlmD produces the protein MAKIFKPKAKNNSLNQILTIDIQRLDINGDGVGRWQQKPVFVAGALPNETVKAKIIEQKSKFLRAKTSEVITPSEDRVSPECRHYFQCGGCDLQHMSIAKQRAFKQQKVEELFARNAQITALPWQPQLNSSPWHYRRKARIGVQYNKLNQAIVGFRQKNTAHLTSIKSCPILTPEFEHQFSALATLINQLSTHRPISHVEVIHADKPKMILRVVKPLSQADLAKIEAYGDNKSFDLCIDSQGMFGFPDISQQLLSYQIDGLRLQFSSSDFVQVNASLNEQMVSQAIAWLELSSDDSVLDLFCGLGNFSLPIARRVARVVGVEGVDAMVARASANAKANGLNNTEFFQADLNADTPSWPWFDDTFSKVLLDPARAGALNAVKNIADSKIKTILYVSCDPATMSRDAKQLLESGFSLDKIALMDMFVHTRHVETMALFRR, from the coding sequence ATGGCCAAAATATTTAAGCCCAAAGCAAAAAACAACAGCCTTAATCAAATACTTACTATAGATATACAAAGATTGGATATCAATGGGGACGGTGTCGGTCGCTGGCAGCAAAAGCCGGTTTTCGTTGCCGGTGCTTTACCTAACGAAACGGTTAAGGCAAAAATCATTGAACAGAAGTCAAAATTTTTACGGGCCAAAACGAGCGAAGTCATTACCCCAAGTGAGGATCGGGTTAGCCCCGAGTGTCGTCATTATTTTCAATGTGGTGGTTGCGATCTGCAACATATGTCAATCGCCAAACAACGAGCGTTTAAACAACAAAAAGTTGAGGAATTATTTGCCCGCAATGCTCAGATAACCGCGTTACCTTGGCAACCCCAACTCAATTCAAGTCCATGGCACTATCGACGTAAAGCGCGTATAGGCGTGCAATACAATAAATTGAATCAGGCTATTGTTGGTTTTAGACAAAAAAACACCGCCCATTTAACCAGTATCAAATCGTGTCCTATTTTAACCCCAGAATTTGAACATCAGTTTAGTGCATTGGCGACCTTGATTAATCAATTATCAACCCATCGCCCAATCTCACATGTTGAAGTTATTCACGCCGATAAACCTAAAATGATCTTGCGGGTTGTAAAGCCTTTGTCGCAAGCGGATTTAGCCAAAATAGAAGCTTATGGTGACAACAAATCGTTTGATCTGTGTATAGACTCACAAGGGATGTTTGGTTTCCCCGATATTAGTCAACAACTGTTGAGCTACCAAATTGACGGTTTACGTTTGCAATTTAGCAGCAGTGATTTTGTCCAAGTTAATGCCTCATTAAATGAACAAATGGTGAGTCAAGCCATCGCGTGGTTAGAATTAAGCTCTGATGATTCGGTCCTCGATTTATTTTGTGGGTTAGGCAATTTTAGTTTACCAATAGCGCGGCGAGTTGCTCGGGTTGTTGGTGTTGAAGGGGTTGATGCGATGGTCGCTAGAGCGAGTGCAAATGCTAAAGCAAACGGTCTAAATAATACTGAATTTTTTCAAGCAGACCTTAATGCTGATACGCCTAGCTGGCCTTGGTTTGATGATACGTTTTCCAAGGTTTTACTCGATCCTGCACGAGCTGGCGCATTAAATGCCGTAAAAAATATTGCCGACAGTAAGATAAAAACGATACTCTATGTTTCTTGTGACCCAGCAACAATGAGTCGAGATGCAAAACAGTTGTTGGAAAGTGGTTTTAGTTTAGACAAAATAGCGCTTATGGACATGTTTGTTCATACTCGCCATGTCGAAACTATGGCTTTATTTCGTCGCTAA